A genomic window from Prunus persica cultivar Lovell chromosome G2, Prunus_persica_NCBIv2, whole genome shotgun sequence includes:
- the LOC18784891 gene encoding protein FAR1-RELATED SEQUENCE 5 produces MERSGKMDRGGETSKGGCSDSGYLGGCERSSHRAPATESGHMSVEHMVSESSDDNVVDIIAPRKEDVMGKEFKTIELAEEYYMSYAKGIGFSVRKDKLVRNSEGKVCRRRWCCSKEGLRNEKFNERSDRIRPPKPITRENCSAHFWVGYEKKSDVYVVTNFEPHHNHQLVTPLESPYLRCNRVVRSSDLAQAVGMRRALFRTCQTYEYMVDQCGGYLNVGFQIKDLYNKLDASRREILLDGDTEAALSYLKAKGAMDPEFFCKFSVDEENRLRNLFWRDSTSLLDYIAYGDVLIFDSTYKTNVYDKPLVLFVGSNNYRSTVMFGCALLQDETFETYKWLLETFMASMKDKKPISILTDGDEAMRKAIDDVFPMSNHRLCSWHVSRNAQSNLKDDELLRNFQACLWEPFALDEFEKKWEVLRERVSTPKQKEWLEMMYAKRDAWAESCLRGQFFGGMCTTQRVESMNKYVKDYLRKGVKLFECIPAIDRAILRLRNTTAKEGFNAKYSTPVLKTGLTKLEQQASLIYTHRCFVLVRHEIEACSALTHDNVMHNFGGRVYVLSKYDEPHNNWTCIYHGGENMRIECGCRKYESEGIPCCHLFYVMKCEHLTEIPPALIMKRWTKNGQTDTCREFIGKGEDTTNEVVQMARYGHLSAMSNKVCFFASKSADGYAMLTNEFSRWEGICEGLRQKEEQTSLKLGSGEQCPPNIVKDPNIVRTKGTQARQGGMRKRRQCHLCRGYGHTKRNCSQRNLHPSRHAGVNIPSGSEGYQYTSDIRPFPDISYSYPSQMVSQCHGNYVVDLPGSDSFSTADPTGSTPNSDDGFSFDNGEPNSLCTGSTENNCSFRTWFTCNN; encoded by the coding sequence ATGGAGAGGTCTGGTAAGATGGACAGGGGTGGAGAGACATCAAAGGGTGGTTGTAGTGATTCAGGGTATTTGGGTGGTTGTGAAAGGTCAAGTCACAGGGCACCGGCAACAGAGAGTGGGCATATGTCGGTCGAACATATGGTTAGTGAAAGTAGTGATGATAATGTTGTTGACATTATTGCACCGAGGAAAGAAGATGTTATGGGGAAAGAGTTTAAAACGATAGAATTAGCGGAAGAATATTATATGAGTTATGCAAAGGGCATTGGATTTAGTGTGAGAAAAGACAAATTGGTTAGAAATTCGGAAGGGAAAGTATGCAGGAGACGGTGGTGTTGTTCTAAAGAAGGTTTGAGAAATGAGAAGTTTAATGAGCGATCAGATAGGATTCGACCACCGAAGCCAATTACAAGAGAGAATTGTTCTGCCCATTTTTGGGTGggttatgagaagaaaagtGATGTTTACGTTGTTACGAATTTTGAACCACATCACAATCACCAACTAGTTACTCCACTTGAATCGCCATATCTCCGATGTAATCGGGTCGTTCGAAGTTCTGATTTAGCACAAGCAGTGGGAATGCGAAGAGCATTGTTTAGAACATGTCAAACATATGAGTATATGGTCGACCAATGTGGTGGGTATTTAAATGTTGGTTTTCAAATAAAGGATCTGTACAATAAGTTGGATGCATCACGCAGGGAAATTTTGCTCGACGGTGACACAGAAGCTGCACTCTCTTACTTGAAAGCGAAAGGAGCAATGGATCCAGAATTCTTTTGTAAGTTCAGTGTTGACGAGGAAAATAGGCTTCGTAATTTGTTTTGGAGGGACTCCACTTCACTGTTGGATTACATTGCCTATGGCGATGTCCTCATATTTGACAGCACGTACAAAACAAATGTTTATGACAAGCCCCTAGTGTTGTTTGTCGGTTCGAACAACTACCGTTCGACTGTAATGTTTGGTTGCGCATTATTGCAGGACGAGACATTTGAAACTTACAAGTGGTTATTGGAAACATTCATGGCATCCATGAAAGATAAGAAgccaatatcaatattgacggATGGCGATGAGGCGATGCGTAAAGCTATTGATGATGTGTTTCCCATGTCTAACCATCGGTTGTGCTCATGGCATGTGTCAAGGAATGCGCAAAGTAACTTGAAGGATGATGAATTGCTTAGAAATTTTCAGGCATGTCTTTGGGAACCATTTGCATTGGACGAGTTTGAGAAGAAATGGGAGGTTCTGAGGGAAAGAGTGAGTACTccgaaacaaaaagaatggtTGGAAATGATGTATGCAAAAAGAGACGCATGGGCTGAATCATGTCTGAGAGGACAGTTTTTCGGTGGTATGTGCACCACTCAACGCGTGGAGTCCATGAACAAGTATGTTAAAGATTACTTGAGGAAAGGCGTGAAGTTGTTTGAATGTATTCCAGCAATTGATAGGGCTATATTACGTCTTAGGAATACCACGGCGAAGGAAGGTTTCAATGCAAAGTACTCAACACCAGTCCTTAAAACCGGATTGACAAAACTCGAGCAACAAGCTTCTCTGATTTACACGCATAGGTGTTTTGTATTGGTACGTCATGAGATCGAAGCTTGTTCAGCACTCACCCATGATAATGTGATGCATAATTTTGGAGGTCGTGTATACGTATTGTCAAAATATGATGAACCGCATAATAATTGGACTTGTATTTACCACGGTGGGGAAAATATGCGGATAGAGTGTGGATGCCGGAAATATGAAAGTGAAGGAATCCCGTGTTGCCACCTTTTTTATGTAATGAAGTGCGAGCACCTTACGGAAATTCCTCCCGCACTCATAATGAAGAGATGGACAAAGAATGGCCAAACTGATACATGTAGGGAATTTATCGGCAAAGGCGAAGACACTACCAACGAAGTTGTACAAATGGCGAGGTATGGACATTTAAGTGCTATGtcaaacaaagtttgtttttttgcatCGAAGAGTGCAGATGGTTATGCCATGTTGACGAATGAGTTTAGTAGATGGGAGGGAATTTGTGAAGGCTTACGGCAAAAGGAAGAACAGACAAGTCTGAAATTGGGTAGTGGTGAGCAATGTCCTCCAAATATTGTGAAAGATCCAAATATCGTTAGGACAAAAGGCACTCAAGCAAGGCAGGGTGGAATGCGCAAGCGTCGACAATGTCATTTGTGTCGCGGATATGGACATACAAAGCGTAATTGCTCTCAAAGAAATTTGCATCCAAGTAGACATGCAGGTGTGAATATCCCATCAGGTAGTGAAGGATATCAGTATACTTCTGATATCCGGCCGTTCCCGGACATTAGCTACAGTTATCCTAGTCAAATGGTTTCTCAATGCCATGGGAACTATGTGGTTGATTTGCCTGGTTCTGATAGTTTTTCTACTGCAGACCCAACCGGTTCTACCCCCAACAGTGACGATGGTTTCTCATTCGACAATGGGGAACCTAATTCCCTATGTACTGGTTCAACCGAAAACAATTGTAGTTTTCGAACTTGGTTTACATGTAACAATTAA